In Candidatus Thiodictyon syntrophicum, a genomic segment contains:
- a CDS encoding ISAs1 family transposase, translated as MAEIPCQSCRPASELLRRLEVRLILPGERDAWDALVEAHHYLGLRSLFGKTLRYVATLDGCWLALLGWQAAALKCAARDAWIGWPRVLHYQRLHLLANNARFLILPATGRVPNLASRILALNLRRLSDDWLRVHGHRLLLAETFVDPTRFTGACYRAANWQVVGTTRGFARCNGRYTPHGEPKQALVYPLHPRARALLCAPVLPAPWSTPMQSVTLTTAQMQDLQQRLRALPDRRRPRGKRHPQATVLSIGLAAVLAGNRGYTALAEWAARLTQAQLKRLHARYNPRTERFEPPSEPTLRRVLQASDVAAIDATLSDWLLGLVAADDAVAVDGKALRGAVRPDGTQVHLLSAFLQDQGVTVAQREIPAKTNEIPELKPLLAPLDLTGRVVTADALHTQRETARFLVEEKQAHYFFTVKENQPTLYADLSALTEAHFPPLHHDPR; from the coding sequence ATGGCCGAAATTCCTTGCCAGTCCTGCCGCCCCGCGTCGGAGTTACTCCGGCGTCTGGAGGTCCGCCTGATCCTGCCCGGGGAGCGGGACGCGTGGGATGCGCTGGTCGAGGCGCATCATTACCTGGGCCTACGCTCGTTATTCGGCAAGACCTTACGCTACGTTGCCACGCTTGATGGGTGCTGGCTGGCGCTGCTCGGCTGGCAGGCGGCGGCGCTCAAGTGCGCGGCCCGCGATGCCTGGATCGGTTGGCCGCGGGTGCTGCACTATCAACGCCTGCATCTGCTGGCCAACAACGCCCGGTTCTTGATCCTCCCCGCCACCGGGCGCGTCCCTAATCTGGCCTCGCGCATCCTGGCGCTGAACCTGCGGCGCCTGTCCGACGATTGGCTGCGCGTCCATGGTCACCGCCTGTTGCTGGCCGAGACCTTCGTCGATCCAACGCGTTTTACCGGTGCCTGTTACCGCGCCGCCAACTGGCAGGTGGTCGGCACCACGCGCGGCTTTGCGCGCTGCAACGGCCGCTATACCCCCCATGGCGAACCCAAGCAGGCACTCGTCTATCCGTTGCACCCACGCGCCCGGGCGCTGTTGTGCGCCCCCGTGCTACCCGCCCCTTGGAGCACGCCAATGCAATCCGTCACCCTGACCACGGCCCAGATGCAGGACCTGCAGCAGCGTCTGCGCGCGCTGCCCGATCGGCGCCGTCCGCGCGGTAAACGCCATCCCCAGGCCACGGTGTTGAGCATCGGCCTCGCCGCCGTACTCGCCGGCAACCGCGGCTATACCGCGCTCGCCGAGTGGGCAGCGCGCCTGACCCAGGCCCAACTCAAGCGTCTACACGCCCGCTACAATCCCCGCACCGAGCGCTTCGAGCCACCCTCCGAGCCGACCTTGCGCCGCGTCCTGCAAGCCAGCGACGTTGCCGCCATTGATGCCACCTTGAGTGACTGGCTGCTCGGCCTCGTCGCTGCCGACGATGCCGTGGCCGTCGATGGTAAGGCCCTGCGCGGGGCGGTGCGCCCCGACGGCACCCAGGTGCATCTGCTCAGCGCGTTCCTCCAAGATCAGGGCGTGACCGTGGCGCAGCGCGAGATCCCGGCCAAGACCAACGAGATCCCGGAGCTCAAACCGCTGCTCGCACCCTTGGACCTCACGGGACGGGTGGTCACCGCCGATGCGCTGCATACCCAACGCGAGACCGCGCGCTTCCTGGTCGAGGAGAAACAGGCCCACTATTTTTTCACGGTCAAAGAAAATCAGCCCACCCTCTATGCCGACCTCAGCGCCCTGACCGAGGCGCATTTCCCCCCTCTGCACCACGACCCTCGATAA